A stretch of the Mesorhizobium sp. Pch-S genome encodes the following:
- a CDS encoding dihydroorotase translates to MTMTVFQRARIVDPSRGIDEIGTVIVDGRTIAAAGADALNQGIPEGAKLVDCAGKAILPGLIDSRVFIGEPGGEHRETIHSASQAAAAGGITSLVMMPDTDPTIDTVALVEFVLRTARETASVNVFPAAAVTKGLHGREMTEFGLLREAGAVAFTDGRHTIANALVMRRALTYARDFGAVIAHETQDADLASAGVMNEGLYASWLGLSGIPREAELIPLERDLALARLTKGNYHAAKISTAISAAAIARAKADGAKVTAGVAIHNLALNENDVGQYRTFFRLAPPLRLEEDRLAMIEALKDGTIDITVSSHDPQDVDTKRLPFADAAAGAVGLETLLSVALRLYHNEDLSLLRLVEVLSTAPARLFGLPGGTLKPGAPADLILVDLDEPWIVSEAGIRSRSKNTCFEGARLQGKVLQTLVAGRTVFSA, encoded by the coding sequence ATGACCATGACGGTTTTTCAGCGTGCCCGCATCGTCGACCCTTCACGCGGCATCGATGAAATCGGCACCGTCATCGTTGACGGCAGGACGATCGCAGCCGCCGGCGCTGACGCCCTGAACCAAGGCATCCCCGAAGGAGCGAAACTCGTCGACTGCGCCGGCAAGGCGATCCTTCCCGGCCTGATCGATTCGCGCGTTTTCATCGGTGAACCCGGTGGCGAACACCGCGAAACCATCCACTCGGCAAGCCAGGCGGCGGCAGCCGGCGGCATCACCTCGCTGGTCATGATGCCCGATACCGATCCGACGATCGACACGGTGGCACTGGTGGAGTTCGTGCTTCGCACCGCCCGTGAAACGGCAAGTGTCAATGTTTTCCCTGCGGCAGCGGTTACCAAGGGCCTGCACGGCCGCGAGATGACCGAATTCGGCCTGCTGCGCGAGGCCGGCGCCGTTGCCTTCACCGACGGCCGTCACACCATAGCCAATGCGCTGGTGATGCGGCGGGCGCTCACCTACGCCCGCGACTTCGGCGCGGTGATCGCGCATGAGACGCAGGATGCGGACCTCGCTTCGGCCGGTGTGATGAACGAGGGGCTTTATGCCAGCTGGCTCGGCCTGTCCGGCATTCCGCGCGAAGCTGAACTGATTCCGCTGGAGCGCGATCTGGCGCTCGCCCGACTGACCAAAGGCAACTACCACGCCGCCAAGATTTCGACAGCGATATCGGCCGCCGCGATTGCCCGTGCCAAGGCGGACGGCGCCAAGGTGACGGCGGGTGTCGCCATCCACAATCTGGCGCTCAACGAAAACGACGTCGGGCAATACCGCACCTTCTTCCGTCTGGCGCCGCCTCTGCGCCTTGAAGAAGACCGGCTGGCCATGATCGAGGCGTTGAAGGATGGCACGATCGATATCACCGTTTCCTCGCACGACCCGCAGGATGTCGACACCAAGCGCCTGCCGTTCGCGGATGCGGCAGCTGGTGCCGTCGGGCTCGAAACGCTGCTTTCCGTCGCCCTGCGCCTCTATCACAACGAGGATCTGTCGCTCTTGAGGCTGGTCGAGGTGCTTTCGACGGCCCCTGCCCGATTGTTTGGCTTGCCCGGCGGCACGCTGAAGCCCGGCGCACCCGCGGATCTCATTCTCGTCGACCTCGACGAGCCCTGGATCGTGAGCGAAGCCGGCATTCGTTCGCGCTCGAAGAACACCTGTTTCGAAGGCGCGCGTCTTCAAGGCAAGGTCTTGCAAACACTGGTCGCGGGCCGCACAGTGTTTTCCGCCTAG
- a CDS encoding aspartate carbamoyltransferase catalytic subunit, with the protein MTDASSLPLFPHRHLLGISDLSPADIEILLDRADRAVAISRQSEKKTSTLRGRTQINLFYEASTRTQSSFELAGKRLGADVMNMSVASSSVKKGETLIDTAITLNAMRPDILIIRHQSAGAAALLAQKVGCSVVNAGDGTHEHPTQALLDALTIRRAKGPLSKLIVAICGDILHSRVARSNIILLNALGAQVRVVAPSTLLPSGIERMGVIVARSMAEGLKDADVVMMLRLQRERMEGAFVPSVREYFRYFGLDAEKLKAAKDDALVMHPGPMNRGVEIASEVADGPQSVIQEQVEMGVAVRMAVMEALLDPRRNQEGRGA; encoded by the coding sequence ATGACAGACGCTTCGTCCCTTCCGCTGTTTCCGCACCGCCATCTTCTGGGCATAAGCGACCTTTCCCCCGCCGACATCGAGATTCTTCTGGACCGCGCCGACCGCGCAGTGGCGATTTCGCGCCAGTCCGAGAAGAAGACCTCGACGCTGCGCGGGCGTACCCAGATCAACCTGTTCTACGAAGCATCGACGCGCACGCAGTCCTCCTTCGAACTTGCCGGAAAAAGGCTCGGCGCCGACGTCATGAACATGTCGGTCGCATCGTCCTCGGTGAAAAAGGGCGAGACGCTGATCGACACCGCGATCACGTTGAACGCGATGCGCCCCGACATCCTGATCATCCGTCACCAGTCGGCGGGCGCTGCGGCACTGCTGGCACAGAAAGTCGGATGTTCGGTGGTCAATGCCGGCGACGGTACGCATGAGCATCCCACCCAGGCGCTGCTCGACGCACTCACCATCCGCCGCGCCAAGGGCCCGCTGTCAAAGCTGATCGTGGCGATCTGTGGTGACATCCTGCATTCGCGTGTCGCGCGCTCCAACATCATCCTGCTGAATGCATTAGGCGCCCAGGTGCGCGTGGTCGCACCTTCGACGCTGCTGCCTTCCGGCATCGAGCGCATGGGCGTCATCGTGGCCCGCTCCATGGCCGAAGGTTTGAAGGATGCCGATGTCGTCATGATGCTTCGCCTGCAGCGTGAGCGCATGGAGGGTGCCTTCGTGCCTTCGGTGCGTGAATACTTCCGCTATTTCGGCCTTGACGCCGAAAAGCTGAAGGCTGCCAAGGACGACGCGCTGGTTATGCACCCGGGACCGATGAACCGCGGCGTGGAGATTGCTTCCGAGGTTGCAGACGGGCCGCAGAGCGTCATCCAGGAACAGGTCGAGATGGGCGTCGCCGTGCGCATGGCGGTGATGGAAGCGCTGCTCGACCCGCGTCGCAACCAGGAAGGACGCGGCGCATGA
- a CDS encoding DNA alkylation response protein yields MADDVMNQPPPLAGGNAWRGDPLLIQLAERFSEPVRKDLDQLGRFVLTQEAQDLARLVNIETPKLRTHDRQGRRIDLVEFHPAYHALMRRSVANGLHSSVWENGETEIGRRHQVRAARFYLTAELETGHLCPITMTNASLAALMANPKIFREWAPRVTTRKYDQAQKPPVEKTGLTLGMGMTEKQGGTDVRANVTKAERAGSSGFYRLSGHKWFMSAPMSDAFLVLAQASEGLSCFLVPRILGDGSGNGFRFQRLKDKLGNRSNASSEVEFENAIGEMVGEPGQGIKTIMDMVTLTRLDCAVASAAIMRAGLAEAVHHARHRKVFGANLIDQSLMQRVLADMALDVAAATALSFRLARSFDEAAADRGEAAFARAMTPVVKYWVCKIAPSLLYEAMECLGGNGYVEEAPLARYYREAPVNAIWEGSGNVMALDVLRVLGRAPALFEEVLAGIDRDLGANGHGTISVLKAAMQVASTDEGSARLLTEQLALAAAAAELKRLGAGRIADAFIETRLAGQWRNTYGMLDSRHDARMILDTLYPVTS; encoded by the coding sequence GTGGCCGACGACGTGATGAACCAGCCGCCACCACTTGCCGGTGGCAATGCCTGGCGAGGTGATCCACTGCTGATCCAGCTGGCGGAGCGATTCTCGGAGCCGGTGCGCAAGGACCTGGATCAGCTCGGCCGTTTCGTGCTGACCCAGGAAGCGCAGGATCTGGCGCGGCTCGTCAACATCGAAACGCCAAAGCTCAGGACCCATGACCGGCAGGGGCGGCGTATCGACCTGGTGGAATTCCATCCGGCCTATCACGCACTGATGCGCCGTTCGGTTGCCAACGGTCTGCACTCTTCCGTGTGGGAAAACGGTGAAACCGAGATCGGTCGTCGCCATCAGGTGCGCGCAGCCCGGTTCTACCTGACGGCGGAACTTGAGACCGGCCACCTGTGCCCGATCACCATGACCAACGCTTCGCTTGCAGCCCTGATGGCCAATCCGAAGATCTTCCGGGAGTGGGCACCGCGGGTCACCACGCGGAAGTACGACCAGGCGCAGAAGCCGCCTGTCGAGAAGACCGGCCTGACGCTCGGCATGGGCATGACCGAAAAACAGGGCGGCACCGATGTCCGCGCCAATGTCACCAAGGCAGAGCGCGCAGGTTCCAGCGGCTTTTACCGCCTGTCCGGACACAAATGGTTCATGTCGGCGCCGATGTCGGATGCCTTCCTGGTGCTGGCACAGGCTTCGGAAGGACTGTCCTGCTTCCTGGTGCCGCGTATTCTCGGCGATGGTTCAGGCAATGGCTTCCGCTTCCAGCGCCTGAAGGACAAACTCGGCAACCGCTCCAACGCTTCCTCGGAGGTCGAGTTCGAGAATGCCATTGGCGAGATGGTTGGCGAACCGGGACAAGGCATCAAGACCATCATGGACATGGTCACGCTGACCCGCCTGGACTGCGCGGTCGCTTCCGCCGCGATCATGCGTGCGGGGCTGGCAGAAGCCGTTCACCATGCACGCCATCGCAAGGTGTTTGGCGCGAATCTGATCGATCAATCGCTGATGCAGCGCGTTCTAGCTGACATGGCGCTCGACGTCGCAGCGGCAACTGCACTGTCGTTTCGCCTGGCGCGATCCTTTGACGAGGCGGCGGCGGACCGGGGTGAGGCGGCTTTCGCAAGAGCCATGACGCCCGTTGTAAAATATTGGGTCTGCAAGATTGCACCCTCGTTGCTTTACGAGGCGATGGAGTGCCTGGGTGGCAACGGATATGTCGAGGAAGCACCGCTGGCGCGCTATTACCGGGAGGCGCCGGTCAACGCCATCTGGGAAGGTTCCGGCAATGTCATGGCGCTGGACGTTTTGCGCGTGCTTGGACGGGCGCCGGCCCTGTTCGAGGAAGTGCTGGCGGGTATCGACCGTGATCTCGGTGCCAACGGACATGGCACGATCAGTGTTCTGAAGGCTGCCATGCAGGTGGCTTCGACGGATGAAGGCTCCGCCCGGTTGCTGACGGAGCAACTGGCTCTGGCTGCTGCTGCGGCGGAATTGAAGCGACTGGGGGCGGGGCGGATCGCCGATGCCTTCATAGAAACGCGGCTGGCCGGGCAATGGCGCAACACCTACGGCATGCTCGATTCACGCCACGATGCTCGCATGATCTTGGACACGCTTTATCCGGTGACCAGCTAG
- a CDS encoding DUF6105 family protein, which translates to MRALLLLWIAPLVLFWGWYFLSLNDMNFGYVMLSRQLHDLIFQLYGEMLGIDPALIPGMIAKACVFDSFLVAGIVAFRRRRQISAWWHRQRSVRPPLNRIERVSSDGPRLPAE; encoded by the coding sequence ATGCGCGCCTTGCTGCTGTTGTGGATCGCACCGCTTGTTCTGTTCTGGGGCTGGTACTTCCTGTCGCTCAACGACATGAATTTCGGCTACGTCATGCTCAGCCGCCAACTGCATGACCTGATTTTCCAGCTTTATGGCGAGATGCTCGGCATCGATCCTGCACTGATCCCGGGCATGATCGCCAAGGCCTGCGTCTTTGATTCCTTCCTGGTGGCGGGCATTGTCGCTTTCCGTCGCCGCCGCCAGATTTCTGCTTGGTGGCACCGGCAACGCTCCGTTCGGCCACCACTCAACCGGATCGAGCGAGTGTCCTCAGACGGTCCAAGGCTCCCTGCAGAATAA
- a CDS encoding metal-dependent hydrolase produces MKLTWYGHAAFRVEAAGATILIDPFLVGNPSWGGGWEGVADGVTHVLLTHGHDDHVGSSVDILKKSGAMLVANFEICMHLVGKGVSGDRINPGNIGGTVDCGGFTTTFVQALHSSSLSGEGGTNTYLGNPGGLVLHFPEDRTLYHMGDTDIFSDMALINELHEPKIGLVPIGDRFTMGGAVAALACRRFFQFDTVVPCHFGSFPVIDQSADKFVAGMEGSGTKVALPRVGDAISL; encoded by the coding sequence ATGAAACTCACCTGGTACGGGCACGCGGCATTTCGTGTCGAGGCCGCCGGCGCAACGATTTTGATCGATCCCTTCCTGGTGGGCAATCCGTCGTGGGGTGGAGGCTGGGAAGGTGTCGCTGACGGCGTCACCCACGTGCTGCTGACCCACGGCCATGACGATCATGTCGGCAGTTCCGTCGACATCCTGAAGAAGAGCGGTGCCATGCTGGTCGCCAACTTCGAGATCTGCATGCATCTCGTCGGCAAGGGCGTCTCGGGCGACAGGATCAATCCGGGCAACATCGGCGGCACGGTCGATTGCGGTGGTTTCACCACGACTTTCGTGCAGGCGCTGCATTCCTCCTCCCTTTCGGGCGAAGGCGGCACCAACACCTATCTTGGCAATCCTGGCGGGCTGGTGCTGCATTTCCCGGAAGACAGGACGCTCTACCACATGGGCGACACCGATATTTTCTCCGATATGGCGCTGATCAACGAATTGCACGAACCGAAGATCGGACTTGTGCCGATCGGCGACCGTTTCACCATGGGCGGCGCGGTTGCAGCCCTTGCCTGCCGCCGTTTCTTCCAATTCGATACCGTGGTGCCTTGCCATTTCGGGAGCTTCCCGGTGATTGACCAGTCGGCCGACAAGTTTGTTGCCGGTATGGAAGGCTCCGGCACCAAGGTGGCGCTGCCCAGGGTTGGCGACGCGATTTCACTCTAG
- the gatC gene encoding Asp-tRNA(Asn)/Glu-tRNA(Gln) amidotransferase subunit GatC: MSVDIQTVKRVARLARIAVSEEDAARMTGELNTILGFVEQLNEVDVSGVEPMTSVTPMAMRKRADVVTDGNKAADIVANAPATEENFFLVPKVVE, encoded by the coding sequence ATGTCCGTCGACATCCAGACCGTAAAGCGCGTCGCGCGCCTTGCCCGCATCGCCGTGAGCGAGGAGGACGCCGCGCGCATGACGGGCGAACTCAACACCATTCTCGGCTTTGTCGAGCAATTGAATGAAGTCGATGTCTCTGGCGTCGAGCCGATGACATCGGTGACGCCGATGGCGATGCGGAAGCGCGCCGATGTCGTGACGGACGGCAACAAGGCCGCCGACATTGTCGCCAATGCGCCGGCAACCGAGGAGAACTTCTTCCTGGTGCCGAAGGTGGTGGAATAA
- a CDS encoding amidase family protein encodes MSDLTRLTIAEARAKLQAREISATEITNAYLAAIDQANPLLNAYVTVTHDKARDMAKASDARLGRGEGKALEGIPLGIKDLFATEGVHTQACSHVLDGFKPRYESTVTSNLWNDGAVMLGKLNMDEFAMGSSNETSYYGPVINPWRRSRVQTTVKPTFHDGSAGFVKPGGVEENRTYDNMQLVPGGSSGGSAAAVSAFLCAGATATDTGGSIRQPAAFTGTVGIKPTYGRVSRWGVVAFASSLDQAGPIARDVRDAAILLKSMASVDAKDTTSVDRPVPDYEAVLGRPIKGMKVGIPREYRVDGMPEEIEALWQQGIAWLKDAGAEIVDISLPHTKYALPAYYIVAPAEASSNLARYDGVRYGLRVPGKDIVGMYEKTRAAGFGREVKRRIMIGTYVLSAGYYDAYYLQAQKVRTLIKKDFEDVFAAGVDVILTPATPSAAFGVADQDMAADPVKMYLNDVFTVTVNMAGLPGISVPAGLDSHGLPLGLQLIGRPFDEETLFQTAHVIEKAAGRFEASQWW; translated from the coding sequence ATGAGCGACCTGACCAGACTGACCATTGCCGAAGCACGCGCGAAGCTGCAGGCCAGGGAGATTTCCGCAACGGAGATCACCAATGCCTATCTCGCGGCGATCGATCAGGCCAATCCACTGCTCAATGCCTATGTGACGGTCACGCACGACAAGGCACGCGACATGGCGAAAGCGTCCGATGCCAGGCTCGGCAGGGGCGAGGGCAAGGCGCTGGAAGGTATTCCGCTTGGCATCAAGGATCTGTTCGCCACGGAAGGCGTGCACACACAAGCCTGCAGTCACGTGCTGGACGGCTTCAAGCCGCGCTATGAATCCACAGTGACCAGCAACCTGTGGAACGATGGCGCCGTCATGCTCGGCAAGCTCAACATGGATGAGTTTGCCATGGGTTCTTCCAATGAGACTTCCTACTACGGTCCAGTGATCAATCCATGGCGCCGCTCGCGTGTGCAGACCACCGTCAAGCCAACTTTCCATGATGGCAGCGCGGGCTTTGTCAAACCGGGCGGTGTCGAAGAAAACCGCACCTACGACAACATGCAGCTGGTTCCAGGCGGCTCTTCCGGCGGCTCGGCCGCTGCTGTTTCCGCGTTCCTGTGTGCCGGTGCGACCGCCACGGACACGGGCGGTTCAATTCGCCAGCCTGCGGCCTTTACCGGTACGGTCGGCATCAAGCCGACCTATGGCCGCGTGTCGCGCTGGGGCGTCGTTGCCTTTGCGTCGTCGCTCGATCAGGCCGGCCCCATCGCCCGCGATGTGCGCGATGCTGCCATCCTGTTGAAATCCATGGCCTCCGTTGACGCCAAGGACACGACCTCCGTCGATCGCCCGGTGCCGGACTATGAGGCCGTGCTCGGCCGTCCGATCAAGGGCATGAAGGTCGGTATTCCGAGGGAGTACCGCGTCGACGGCATGCCGGAAGAGATCGAAGCACTCTGGCAGCAGGGTATCGCCTGGCTGAAGGACGCCGGTGCCGAGATCGTCGACATCTCGCTGCCGCACACCAAATATGCGTTGCCGGCCTACTACATCGTGGCGCCAGCGGAAGCCTCGTCGAACCTCGCTCGCTATGATGGCGTGCGCTACGGCCTGCGCGTGCCGGGCAAGGATATCGTCGGCATGTATGAGAAGACCCGAGCGGCCGGTTTCGGTCGTGAGGTCAAGCGTCGTATCATGATCGGTACCTATGTGCTCTCGGCAGGTTATTACGATGCGTACTATCTGCAGGCACAGAAGGTGCGGACGCTCATCAAGAAGGATTTCGAGGACGTGTTCGCCGCGGGCGTGGATGTCATCCTGACGCCGGCGACACCGTCAGCCGCCTTTGGCGTTGCCGATCAGGACATGGCTGCCGATCCGGTCAAGATGTATCTCAACGATGTCTTTACGGTCACGGTGAACATGGCAGGCCTGCCTGGGATCTCGGTGCCTGCCGGGCTCGATTCTCACGGATTGCCGCTTGGACTGCAACTCATCGGCCGCCCGTTCGATGAAGAGACGCTGTTCCAGACGGCGCATGTCATCGAGAAGGCCGCGGGCCGCTTCGAAGCCAGCCAGTGGTGGTAG
- a CDS encoding YdcF family protein, with the protein MFFFLSKVFWFFVQPLNLAIILLLAGLVAGFFGSRRLLRTGAFLAAFIMVLSVWTSFGAMIMTPLEERYQRPAAPQRVDGIVVLGGGMEGAINLARGGYELSTAGDRFVETAILARRYPDAKVVVSGGAGELILEGEGDAVTAQRLLTALGVAPERLVLESESRNTYENAVFTRRLVMPKPGETWLLVTSAFHMPRSKALFDKVGFETTPWPVDYRTSGREGVGLFTDNPVDSLQTTTMAIKEWIGLFVYWATGKIDRLYPGPA; encoded by the coding sequence ATGTTCTTCTTTCTTTCCAAAGTCTTCTGGTTTTTCGTTCAACCGCTCAATCTGGCGATCATTCTGCTGCTCGCCGGCCTTGTGGCTGGCTTCTTCGGTAGCCGCAGGCTGCTCAGGACCGGTGCTTTCCTGGCGGCGTTCATCATGGTTCTGTCGGTGTGGACTTCGTTCGGTGCGATGATCATGACGCCGCTGGAGGAGCGCTATCAGCGACCGGCCGCGCCTCAGCGTGTCGACGGCATTGTTGTGCTCGGCGGCGGCATGGAGGGCGCAATCAATCTTGCCCGTGGCGGGTACGAGCTGAGCACGGCGGGTGACCGTTTTGTCGAGACTGCGATTTTGGCCAGACGCTATCCCGACGCCAAGGTGGTGGTCTCTGGCGGAGCAGGTGAACTGATTCTCGAGGGCGAGGGCGATGCTGTCACGGCGCAACGATTGCTGACGGCGCTTGGCGTTGCGCCGGAGCGGCTGGTGCTGGAGAGCGAATCCCGCAACACCTACGAAAACGCCGTCTTCACGCGCAGGCTGGTGATGCCGAAACCGGGCGAGACCTGGCTTCTGGTGACTTCAGCTTTCCATATGCCGCGCTCCAAGGCACTGTTCGACAAAGTTGGTTTTGAAACCACGCCTTGGCCTGTCGATTATCGCACGTCCGGACGCGAAGGCGTTGGCCTTTTCACGGACAACCCGGTCGATTCGCTGCAGACGACGACCATGGCGATCAAGGAATGGATCGGCCTCTTCGTTTATTGGGCAACAGGCAAGATCGACAGGTTGTATCCCGGCCCGGCCTAG
- a CDS encoding DUF599 family protein has protein sequence MSDSFLFSLNDFLALALFLGVWVFFALAADGKVFRRISLTTAMNVQREAWMRTMAKRELRMIDTSIMIGLQQGTAFFASSSIFAIGGCFALLGASNHVLAVVSTLPYVGTPPQGVFEAKVVGLIALLAYAFFKFGWSYRLFNYCSILIGAVPTVQEGVVAPHETEAAVMRAARMNILAGKHFNAGLRGIFFSLAYLGWFANAGMFATTTLILLAVLVRRQFFSNARAAVLGATEPL, from the coding sequence ATGAGCGATTCTTTTCTATTTTCGCTGAACGACTTTCTGGCGCTGGCTCTTTTCCTCGGCGTCTGGGTGTTCTTCGCGCTCGCTGCCGACGGCAAGGTCTTTCGCCGCATTTCGCTGACCACAGCCATGAATGTGCAGCGTGAGGCCTGGATGCGCACCATGGCCAAGCGGGAACTGCGCATGATCGACACCTCGATCATGATTGGACTGCAGCAGGGCACGGCGTTTTTCGCATCCAGCTCGATCTTCGCCATTGGCGGCTGCTTCGCATTGCTCGGTGCCTCCAACCATGTGCTGGCAGTGGTCTCGACGCTTCCTTATGTGGGTACGCCACCGCAGGGCGTGTTCGAAGCCAAGGTCGTCGGCCTGATTGCGTTGCTCGCCTATGCGTTTTTCAAGTTCGGCTGGTCGTACAGGCTGTTCAACTACTGTTCGATCCTCATCGGGGCGGTACCGACAGTCCAGGAGGGGGTCGTCGCCCCGCATGAGACCGAGGCCGCGGTGATGCGTGCAGCCAGGATGAACATCCTTGCTGGCAAGCACTTCAACGCCGGCCTGCGCGGCATCTTCTTCTCCCTTGCCTATCTCGGATGGTTTGCCAATGCTGGCATGTTCGCCACCACCACGCTCATCCTTCTGGCCGTTCTGGTGCGACGCCAGTTCTTCTCGAACGCCCGTGCCGCGGTTCTTGGCGCCACAGAACCGCTCTAG
- a CDS encoding L-serine ammonia-lyase produces the protein MFLSVFDLFKIGIGPSSSHTMGPMTAAARFLEELEGNDWPRPAGVKVERVGASLHGSLAYTGIGHGTDRAVILGLAGQVPQTVDPDNAEAIVAAVTAEKRISPPGRSSYRFDPAKDLVLDKKTPLTGHANGMAFYAYDGADRLLLKRIYYSIGGGFVVSDEELQRMKAKGTVTTEGKKVPYPFKNAVEMLNMAAKSGLSIAEMKRVNEETHMSREELDTGLDAVWNAMLGCIERGLTQEGIMPGGLKVRRRARQLHDKLQEQWQQNRPNPLLANDWLSIYAMAVNEENAAGGRVVTAPTNGAAGTLPAVLRYWLHFHPEADQPSIRDFLLTAAAIGGIIKSNASISGAEVGCQGEVGSASAMAAAGLCAVMGGTPEQVENAAEIALEHHLGMTCDPIAGLVQVPCIERNALGAVKAVTAASLAIKGDGKHFVPLDAAIETMRQTGLDMSEKYKETSLGGLAVNVVEC, from the coding sequence GTGTTTCTTTCGGTTTTCGACCTGTTCAAGATCGGTATCGGGCCGTCGAGTTCGCACACGATGGGGCCGATGACGGCGGCGGCGCGTTTCCTCGAGGAACTCGAAGGCAATGACTGGCCACGCCCCGCCGGCGTCAAGGTGGAGCGGGTCGGGGCCAGCCTGCATGGGTCGCTTGCTTATACCGGCATCGGACATGGCACGGACCGAGCCGTGATCCTGGGGCTGGCTGGCCAGGTCCCGCAGACTGTCGATCCGGACAATGCGGAAGCCATCGTCGCGGCGGTGACAGCGGAAAAACGTATTTCACCGCCGGGACGCTCGTCCTATCGCTTCGATCCGGCCAAGGATCTGGTGCTCGACAAGAAGACCCCGCTGACCGGCCATGCGAACGGCATGGCATTCTACGCCTATGACGGGGCTGATCGCCTGCTCCTGAAACGCATCTACTATTCGATCGGTGGCGGCTTCGTCGTCTCGGATGAAGAATTGCAGCGCATGAAGGCGAAGGGCACGGTCACGACGGAAGGCAAGAAGGTGCCATATCCGTTCAAGAATGCCGTCGAGATGCTGAACATGGCCGCGAAAAGCGGTCTTTCGATCGCCGAGATGAAGCGGGTCAACGAGGAAACGCACATGTCCCGCGAGGAGCTCGATACCGGGCTCGATGCGGTGTGGAACGCCATGCTCGGTTGCATCGAGCGTGGTCTGACCCAGGAAGGCATCATGCCGGGCGGGCTGAAAGTACGTCGGCGTGCCCGCCAGTTGCACGACAAGCTTCAGGAACAGTGGCAACAGAACCGGCCGAATCCACTCCTCGCCAATGACTGGCTGTCGATCTACGCCATGGCGGTGAACGAGGAGAATGCTGCAGGAGGCAGGGTCGTCACCGCGCCGACAAACGGCGCCGCAGGCACACTTCCTGCGGTGTTGCGCTACTGGCTGCACTTTCATCCAGAGGCCGACCAGCCGTCGATCCGGGATTTCCTGCTTACAGCTGCCGCGATCGGCGGCATCATAAAGTCGAATGCGTCGATTTCCGGCGCCGAAGTGGGTTGCCAGGGCGAGGTGGGCTCGGCTTCCGCCATGGCGGCCGCGGGACTTTGCGCTGTCATGGGAGGAACACCGGAGCAGGTGGAAAATGCTGCCGAGATTGCGCTGGAGCATCATCTCGGCATGACGTGCGATCCCATCGCAGGACTTGTCCAGGTGCCCTGCATCGAGCGCAACGCACTGGGGGCCGTGAAGGCGGTGACCGCGGCTTCGCTCGCCATCAAGGGCGACGGCAAGCATTTCGTGCCACTGGATGCGGCTATCGAGACGATGCGCCAGACCGGGCTCGATATGAGCGAGAAATACAAGGAGACCAGCCTCGGTGGTCTTGCCGTGAACGTGGTGGAATGCTGA
- a CDS encoding DUF1489 family protein: MALNLIKLCVGCDSVEDLEEWIADRLDDKRRAGEPVEQYHTTRMVPTRVAEIVEGGSLYWVIKGSVQCRQLITEIRPFTDKEGIGRCHLVLDPAVVRTEWQPRRAFQGWRYLKLSDAPADLGKGRTGWAEMPPKLRQELAELGLL, from the coding sequence ATGGCTCTTAATCTCATCAAACTGTGCGTCGGCTGCGACAGCGTCGAGGACCTTGAGGAATGGATCGCCGACCGGCTCGACGACAAGCGCCGAGCCGGAGAGCCGGTGGAGCAGTACCACACCACGCGCATGGTGCCGACGCGGGTCGCCGAAATCGTTGAAGGCGGTTCGCTTTACTGGGTGATCAAGGGCAGCGTGCAATGCCGGCAGCTGATCACCGAGATCAGGCCGTTCACCGACAAGGAAGGCATCGGACGCTGTCATCTGGTGCTTGACCCTGCCGTGGTGCGCACTGAATGGCAGCCTCGACGCGCTTTCCAGGGGTGGCGCTACCTGAAGCTTTCCGATGCACCGGCTGATCTCGGCAAGGGCAGGACCGGCTGGGCTGAGATGCCACCCAAGCTGAGGCAGGAATTGGCTGAACTCGGCCTGCTCTGA